Part of the Amyelois transitella isolate CPQ chromosome 15, ilAmyTran1.1, whole genome shotgun sequence genome, TCCAATCAAACTCGAAAGTATTCTGAAATTCAGTTCAGTAATGTCAGCCCAAGGAAAATCTATAACCGGAGAGTTGACCTGCATTAGAAGTCTTTTGTATACATAAGATTGATTACCTAGGATCAAAGATTACATGGAGAgcgtgatagtgatattgaaagaagagaaaaaaaagCGGAGAACATGGGAATAGAGCGTTACATCCCTTTATGAATAATCAAAACCTGTCCGCAAAGGCTCGCCTGGCATGGCATaagggcgtgttggtcccaacAGTTGTCAGAATAAGCACTAAATTAGAATAAACGCGATGGAAATAAGTGCTTAGGAGTATGATCGATGTAAAAGTGATTGAGTAAGAGGATAAGGATCAGCATGATATTGGCTTGGAATGAATTGTGATCTGAAAGAAGATATACTTAGTGGCGGGATTCTCATCATATCGAGAGAATGAGCGAAAGCGGGTTGACTAATCAatgatcatttatttttatttattttatttatttacgccaaaAATACAACGGTAGTAGTACACCTCTTACAGTATTTGGCAAGGAATTCTTATAagtgtaacaaaataaaataaaatcttgacaGTCTTCATTTCAACTAAAAGGAcaaataataagtacctatactaTGGGTATGAAACAAAGAAGTAACTTACAGAAACAAACAAGTTGAATGCGAAGAGCTTACCATAGAAATGATCCTATGAAGTAATGTACACAAGCCAACgcctttctttacattttcctgtcgtgggcctactggaagaaatttagTAGTGCCATTGTACtgattttctctttttttatatatttaagttcTATTCTCTTTTtgttccttgatgtacataaatatataaatatatgaaggAAGTGTGAACTATTGTGAGTGGCCTTCTCTTCATCAAATAGGAGACGTTTAGCCAAAAGATCAGATCACGAATTCCTGTAacggtcaaaagtacccgaaaccgacaagcttatatgaagagaattatgaatgtggttgaagcgaaagaattatgcaggaatcgtagcaagtggaaagatgtacctAGTTTCTGCCTCCCCCTCCCGGAAAGAGGcatgaatttatgtatatctGTATACATGTATCATTagttgatatttttcttttcgagACAGTTGGCTTTTACTACCTCGCAAAGAATTGAGtgtattatgtatatgtacttgATTTTTACCACAATTTTGGTAATATCTGTAGAAtggcaattattatttttcgaaaATGACTTCGACAGTGACAAACCGACAACTGAGTAAATTGCACTTTGGTGAGAAATAATGACATCCATGACAATGACACTGAAAGTAGAATCATTGCTCTGCTCAGGCCATGAAGCTCATGCTCAACTTTATATTGAATTACCGTTAAGAAATTGGTATCGTTATTACTGTTAAGACTGTTAAACGTTAATTTTTATAGTCAGTAACGTTAACCATACTGATTGATTTAATGACGGATTCGCCGTGAACAGTTCTAATCGCGTCACGTGTCGTACAGTTGCGTGGCGCAAACTTTAgctaagtacctatattttaaaaaagaacagatTATTATTTCACATAATAGTAACGCTATTTATAACAGTAATTGGTAACGTTATAAGATTACATTACCGTATCACGCTTATAACGTTATCAATCAACTATAACGTTATTTAACGTTACTTTTAGTGTTAATTTGGTAACGTTTACAAGCCCTGGATCTGAACATTGCTGTTTTGATGTATACCtaacctgtatttttttgttttatcagcATTGGAAAATatagattcatataaaataagtattaagttGCCGATTAAGAAAAGAACATCATTATGAATCAAGCAGAAGTCACAAAATTGGTATCAAAATTGCGTATTCCTGTACCGGCCACACATCGAAAACTACGGAATTCCAAGGGTCCTGAAGGCAGGCTAGATAAATTACGTAAAACTGTGACTGGTCTcattaaatatgaaagaatCGAACTCAACTATAATAGAGGAGACGAAGCTCGTCAATACGCAGAAcgggtaatattttttatctcttttatttaaactttttcaaaatttaatccCATCTACTTTTATGTTAAcgtgatgatttttttttattgcagctTATATCAGAGGCAATACGTCATGGAGACTGCCATAAACCCACAATGGAAACTGCAGATTTCTGGTTACTTGAAAAAGAGCTGATCCACAAATTGTTTAAAGTTCTTGTTCCACGGTATGAACAGTCTAGTACATGTTACACTAATTTGGTTAAGGCACCAAGGGCTCAAAATACAAGAAATACTGATAAAGTTGTTTTGGAACTAAAGGGAAACCCATATCCACCTCTGATTAATAAACAGGCTCAGAACCGACAGTTGATCCAAAATATTCTTCTTGATGCTGCCAAACAAGACTACAGGCAAGCAAAATATGCTGAAATAGCAGCAAAAATGGGTGAAGAAAAACCAGCACAGCTAGAAGAGAAACCCACAGAAAAAGCAACTGAGAACTGAAACCAAAGTAGTTACATTATTGATTAGTATTTTTAGGCATTAAGAATATATGCATTTGTTTCACTTTCTGCCTTTTTTTTGTGTGGAATTTGACCATAGTGCAAGAATACACTGTTTTTATTAAGACTTCCTATGTATTAGGATACAAACAGATATACTCTTATATTGAAATTAGGTCATCATAGCTATAATAATGTTGCTATACATGTGTTACCTATAGTGGCAGCAACTTGATAGCAATCTGAAGCTGAATGTTGAGAAGACGGAGTACATGGCCTGTAAAACAGGTACGGCACCTGTACACAGGTGATAACCTGGTCAAGCGTACAGACCATTTTAAATACTTGGGATCTGCACTTCATGCGTCCAAAGACATCAATTGCAAGGTCAGAGGCTCAGATAGCAGTAGTCTGGGCACAGTGGGATGAGGTGCGGGTATTGTTTGTGACCCCAAAATGCCAGTTAGGCTAAGTGCAAGTCTATGTATAAACCCATCATTAGGCCTGACTTGTTATATGGCAGCAAGACATGGCCTATGCTGGAGCGACACAAGCAAAACCTGTGAGTCATTGACAATGAACTGAAATGcatgaatatataaataataatgtcataatcatcataatatttctgattgaaaatttcataaaatgaaGTTGAAATGTAATGAGCCTGTCGTTTATAAGACCGCAGACTCTTTGGTAAACGGAGTCAATGCCTCTAGTTGGTAGTTACCTCAGTATTCATGGTAATGTAAgaaattagtaaaatattaaacacgctaaattttaaaaaagcgtGTCCTGAACAGGACCCCATCCTGTTCAGAGATTAAGAATATGATAATTTGCCACTTAATATTGCTCTGAAAATTCACTTCCGGTTACGTCACGCTAGAAGTTTTCACAGTTTCCGGCCGGTAAACGGATTGTAACCATTTCCATTGTAGATTAAGGCGCTACATTCAGATTACATGTACCTCGATGCGGGCGAGAGGCTCACCCCGCGCGGGGCTCACCCCCGACCACGCTTGCCCCGCTAGATCGCCGCGCACCGTAGCCGCTGGCGCGTGACCTCACGTAACCCGAATAAAGTTTGCGAATGCAATGGAGTCCGcatcagaatattttattgtttttgatacaataaaataattttacaaaaaaacatacatatattaaattacattataagcaATGATATAGTTGCGGatgtatgcaaaaattttgtataaaatgaataagtttgtaatggttttaaaaaatctactcGTAATTACTTATTCGATTTCGTTCAATCAAAGGTAATTTACATAGTaatgtatatcatatatttttagggttccgtagccAAATGGCTACGGAACCTATGGTTTTCTATATATGGTTTTCTATCTTGGGTTGTCGTTGATGTCGGCGTCGGAATAATGCCATGACTATCTAAGTCCATAATATCAACTGTCGACTCCACACCATCCGCACTTCTCTGTTCGGACATTGTCAACGACGATATCggagacaatttatttttcctaaaaattaataacaatcaaataatgGGATAATGACTGTGATCGTGCCAAATGAAGAaagcgaagaaaaataaaccctGCGACGTCTTGCAGCTGAGGAGATACCCTGAATAATACAGTTACCTaggagtaagtacctatagaaaaagACAGAACAATCATCCAGTAAAAAGTACTGTTTCCGTAGGCAAAGACCAGGGCAACAACTAGTGACAGTATAACCGACGGCGGCGGAGctgttgtttgttgttgttttatctatctatctacctacTGCCGCCCCGCCACAAgccggtatcaaatgaaatatttttcaccttcAGTGTTTGCGGAGAAAATCTCAGTAGGCATCTATATGTCTATCTATTAGTAAGTGTAATTAGTACC contains:
- the LOC106135697 gene encoding large ribosomal subunit protein bL17m, which produces MNQAEVTKLVSKLRIPVPATHRKLRNSKGPEGRLDKLRKTVTGLIKYERIELNYNRGDEARQYAERLISEAIRHGDCHKPTMETADFWLLEKELIHKLFKVLVPRYEQSSTCYTNLVKAPRAQNTRNTDKVVLELKGNPYPPLINKQAQNRQLIQNILLDAAKQDYRQAKYAEIAAKMGEEKPAQLEEKPTEKATEN